In Gammaproteobacteria bacterium, a single genomic region encodes these proteins:
- a CDS encoding ferredoxin--NADP reductase, protein MPYSAQRVTSVRKWSDKTFSLTTTRPADFEFENGEFVTIGLRPEGKLISRAYSIVSTNDADYLEFLSIHVPEGPLTSRLAQIREGDTVWVNSKATGSLTLKYIRPGRNLYLLSSGTGLAPFVCLIRDPEVYKTFERVILVHTVRTVAELAYRAEIEALTNDRLIYVPTVTREPFPTPQRGADLFRTGELFTKLGLPQADPEHDRVMICGNPDMNKEMSAYLEHHGWVFTTHRGVGNFTTEKAFVMRSED, encoded by the coding sequence GTGCCATACTCCGCGCAACGCGTCACCTCCGTCCGCAAATGGTCGGATAAAACCTTCAGCCTGACCACGACCCGTCCCGCCGACTTCGAGTTTGAGAATGGGGAGTTCGTTACCATCGGCCTGCGGCCCGAGGGCAAGCTCATTTCACGCGCCTATTCGATCGTCTCGACCAACGACGCCGATTACCTTGAGTTCTTGAGCATACACGTGCCGGAGGGGCCGCTGACCAGCCGTCTGGCGCAGATACGCGAGGGCGATACGGTCTGGGTCAACAGCAAGGCCACTGGCTCGCTCACGCTGAAATACATCCGGCCCGGGCGCAACCTCTATCTGTTGTCGAGCGGCACCGGGCTGGCCCCGTTCGTCTGCCTGATCCGCGATCCCGAGGTGTATAAAACCTTTGAGCGGGTCATTCTGGTGCACACCGTGCGTACCGTGGCCGAGCTGGCCTACAGGGCCGAGATCGAGGCGCTCACCAACGACCGCCTGATCTATGTTCCGACCGTGACGCGCGAACCCTTCCCGACACCGCAGCGCGGCGCCGATCTGTTCCGCACCGGAGAACTGTTCACCAAGCTCGGCCTGCCGCAGGCCGATCCGGAGCATGACCGGGTGATGATTTGCGGCAACCCTGACATGAACAAGGAAATGAGCGCCTATCTGGAGCACCACGGCTGGGTGTTCACCACGCATCGCGGCGTGGGCAATTTCACCACGGAAAAGGCATTTGTGATGCGGAGCGAGGATTAA
- a CDS encoding PP0621 family protein, with protein MNLLRLIFIALVVWVLVALVRSYLRRAAAPKQPQRIGTIVRCAKCGLHVPQGEALLKDERYYCSASHRDARD; from the coding sequence ATGAACCTGCTGCGCCTGATATTTATCGCCCTCGTCGTCTGGGTACTGGTCGCCCTGGTACGCTCTTACCTGCGACGCGCCGCCGCCCCCAAACAACCCCAGCGCATCGGCACCATCGTCCGCTGCGCCAAATGCGGCCTGCACGTACCGCAGGGCGAGGCACTACTCAAGGATGAGCGCTACTATTGTTCAGCGTCACACCGGGACGCCCGGGATTGA
- a CDS encoding ATP-binding cassette domain-containing protein yields the protein MTVSDSSPIVQVEGLSKQVNGPEGVLRILDAVSFSVMPGEAAAIIGASGSGKTTLLGLLAGLDVPSSGRVVLDGCDLFALDEDDRAELRGRMIGFVFQSFQLLPGLTALENVMLPLELAGRAREARDVAREVLQQVGLGERLHHTPCQLSGGEQQRVALARAFAPRPKLLLADEPTGNLDQHTGAQIIDLLFELNRAQHSTLLLVTHDEALAQRCSRRLQLDAGRLVQP from the coding sequence ATGACAGTCTCTGATTCATCCCCCATTGTGCAGGTTGAAGGTTTGAGCAAGCAAGTCAACGGGCCAGAGGGCGTGCTGCGCATTCTGGATGCGGTCAGTTTCAGCGTGATGCCGGGCGAGGCCGCTGCCATCATCGGCGCTTCGGGTTCGGGCAAGACCACGCTGCTCGGGCTGCTGGCGGGGTTGGACGTGCCGAGCAGTGGCCGCGTAGTGCTCGACGGCTGCGACCTCTTTGCGCTCGACGAAGACGACCGTGCAGAACTGCGCGGGCGCATGATCGGTTTTGTGTTCCAGAGTTTTCAGTTGCTGCCGGGGCTGACCGCGCTGGAGAACGTCATGCTGCCGCTCGAACTGGCGGGCCGCGCCAGGGAGGCGCGTGACGTTGCGCGTGAGGTGCTGCAGCAGGTGGGCCTGGGTGAACGGCTGCACCACACGCCGTGCCAGTTGTCCGGCGGTGAGCAGCAGCGCGTGGCCCTCGCCCGCGCCTTTGCACCGCGCCCGAAGCTGCTGCTGGCGGACGAGCCTACCGGCAATCTGGATCAGCATACCGGCGCGCAGATCATCGACCTGCTGTTTGAGTTGAACCGCGCGCAACACTCGACGCTGTTGTTGGTGACGCACGATGAGGCATTGGCGCAACGTTGCAGTCGTCGCCTGCAACTGGATGCCGGTCGACTGGTACAGCCATGA
- a CDS encoding NAD+ synthase: MADSLKLVLAQLNLCVGDVRGNVARIISSAARARDELGAQLVIFPELALTGYPPEDLLLRSDLQARVAWGMEELQRALSGIDVVVGYPHSESGKLYNAAAVIRNGAVAARYFKQHLPNYGVFDEKRYFEPGREACVIEVRGVPLAVTICEDIWLPQPMQQARAAGARLLININASPFHAGKGGEREVLLRQRAQEGDMPIVYVNLLGGQDELVFDGGSCAVDRRGNLTVYAPAFEEGLYEQTYAVSASGEISAGQGVCHAPLPELASIYQALVLGVRDYIEKNGFGGVVIGVSGGVDSALTLALAVDAIGAARVEAVQMPSRYTAQMSMEDGAAVAQALGVETHVISIEPAFKAFTDSLQETFAGLPADVTEENIQARCRGVILMAIANKKRKMVLSTGNKSEMAVGYATLYGDMAGGFAPLKDVSKTLVYRLTEYRNSIQAVIPRRVFERPPSAELAPNQKDADSLPPYDVLDPILERYVEQEQRPEEIVAAGYDQATVRRVLAMVDRNEYKRRQAAPGVRITQRAFGRDRRYPITWAAI, encoded by the coding sequence ATGGCTGACAGCCTCAAACTGGTGCTGGCGCAGTTGAACCTGTGCGTGGGGGATGTGCGTGGCAACGTGGCGCGTATCATCAGCAGTGCCGCGCGCGCGCGCGATGAGCTGGGGGCGCAGCTGGTGATATTTCCGGAACTCGCGCTGACTGGCTATCCACCGGAAGACTTGCTGCTACGCAGCGACTTGCAGGCACGGGTGGCGTGGGGCATGGAGGAGTTGCAGCGCGCGCTCAGCGGGATTGATGTCGTAGTGGGTTACCCGCACAGCGAGTCCGGCAAGTTGTACAACGCCGCCGCGGTGATACGCAACGGCGCCGTCGCCGCCCGTTACTTCAAGCAGCACCTGCCCAATTACGGCGTCTTTGACGAGAAGCGCTATTTCGAGCCGGGCCGCGAGGCCTGTGTAATTGAGGTACGCGGCGTGCCGCTGGCCGTCACCATCTGTGAGGACATCTGGCTGCCGCAGCCGATGCAGCAGGCGCGTGCCGCCGGGGCCCGCCTGCTGATCAATATCAACGCCTCACCGTTTCATGCAGGCAAGGGCGGCGAGCGCGAGGTCTTGCTGCGCCAGCGCGCGCAGGAAGGCGATATGCCGATTGTGTATGTGAATCTGCTGGGCGGGCAGGATGAACTGGTGTTTGACGGCGGCTCCTGTGCGGTCGACAGGCGCGGCAATCTTACCGTTTACGCGCCGGCCTTCGAGGAAGGCTTGTATGAACAGACGTATGCGGTTTCTGCCAGCGGCGAGATCAGCGCCGGGCAGGGTGTCTGTCATGCGCCGTTGCCGGAGCTGGCCAGTATCTATCAGGCACTGGTGCTGGGCGTGCGGGATTACATCGAAAAAAACGGCTTCGGCGGCGTGGTGATCGGCGTGTCGGGCGGTGTGGACTCCGCGCTGACGCTGGCGCTTGCGGTCGATGCCATCGGCGCGGCGCGGGTGGAGGCGGTGCAGATGCCGTCGCGTTACACCGCGCAGATGAGCATGGAGGACGGCGCCGCCGTTGCGCAGGCGCTCGGCGTCGAGACCCACGTGATCTCCATCGAACCCGCGTTCAAGGCCTTTACAGACAGCTTGCAGGAGACGTTCGCCGGCTTGCCGGCGGATGTGACGGAAGAAAACATTCAGGCACGTTGCCGGGGCGTGATCCTGATGGCGATCGCCAACAAGAAGCGCAAGATGGTACTCTCCACCGGCAACAAGAGCGAAATGGCAGTGGGTTACGCGACGCTTTACGGTGACATGGCGGGTGGGTTTGCCCCGCTCAAGGACGTGTCCAAGACCCTGGTGTACCGCCTGACGGAATACCGCAACAGCATTCAGGCCGTGATCCCGCGCCGGGTGTTTGAGCGCCCGCCCTCGGCAGAGCTTGCACCCAACCAGAAGGACGCCGACAGCCTGCCGCCGTACGACGTGCTGGATCCGATCCTGGAGCGCTATGTCGAGCAGGAGCAGCGGCCAGAGGAGATTGTGGCCGCCGGCTACGATCAGGCGACGGTGCGGCGTGTGCTCGCCATGGTGGACCGGAACGAGTATAAAAGACGTCAGGCGGCGCCGGGCGTGCGCATTACGCAGCGTGCCTTTGGCCGCGATCGGCGCTATCCTATTACGTGGGCGGCCATTTAA
- the pgeF gene encoding peptidoglycan editing factor PgeF: MPAAEGWITPDWPAPPAVRAVSTTRQGGVSAAPYGSFNLGDHVGDDPRAVMANRAQLMQVLGLPAPPLWLRQVHGTRMVEATQGGCEADAACTDRAGVACAVLTADCLPLLLCNSAGTQVAAVHAGWRGLAAGVVEAALDVMGEGNEIMAWLGPAIGPAAFEVGDEVRAAFMAHDASTQAEFQPSPAGRWLADIYQLARRRLAARGVEQVYGGHWCTYNDAERFYSYRRDAVTGRMATMIWLEADTRGKIEATG; this comes from the coding sequence ATGCCGGCGGCTGAGGGCTGGATTACCCCGGACTGGCCCGCGCCACCCGCAGTGCGGGCGGTGTCTACCACCCGGCAAGGCGGTGTCAGTGCCGCGCCGTATGGTTCGTTCAACCTGGGGGATCACGTGGGTGATGACCCGCGCGCGGTGATGGCGAATCGTGCCCAGCTGATGCAAGTGCTGGGTTTGCCTGCGCCGCCGTTATGGTTGCGGCAAGTGCACGGTACCCGGATGGTAGAAGCAACGCAGGGTGGCTGCGAAGCGGATGCCGCGTGCACCGACCGGGCGGGTGTAGCCTGTGCGGTGTTGACGGCGGATTGCCTGCCGCTGCTGCTGTGCAACAGCGCTGGCACCCAGGTGGCCGCCGTGCATGCGGGCTGGCGCGGCCTGGCGGCCGGGGTGGTAGAAGCGGCGCTGGACGTGATGGGCGAGGGCAATGAGATCATGGCCTGGCTGGGGCCTGCCATCGGCCCTGCGGCTTTTGAGGTGGGCGATGAGGTGCGCGCTGCCTTCATGGCGCATGACGCCAGCACCCAAGCGGAATTTCAGCCATCGCCTGCGGGCCGATGGTTGGCAGATATTTACCAGTTGGCGCGGCGCCGGCTGGCTGCGCGTGGCGTGGAGCAGGTATATGGCGGGCACTGGTGCACCTATAACGACGCCGAGCGCTTCTACTCGTATCGTCGTGACGCTGTTACCGGGCGTATGGCGACCATGATCTGGTTGGAGGCGGATACAAGAGGGAAGATAGAAGCTACAGGATAA
- a CDS encoding outer membrane protein assembly factor BamD — MPLSRYLTAVCLLLASASCSLLPDRIDETKNWSANRFYTEAKDAMDSGDYATAAKHFETLQARYPVGRLAQQAQLEIIYAYYKDSEPASAIAAADRFVKLHPRHPYVDYAYYMKGLTNFNLGKGLLERIIPQDAAQRDPGAARQSFQDFSELATRFSQSKYAEDATLRMAYLRNNLAQYEVNVAEYYMTRGAYLAAANRGKYVVENYQRTPAVEGALTVMAKAYKVMGLNDLSDSALRVLELNHPDSPGIAEVKRLVVK, encoded by the coding sequence ATGCCCCTGTCCAGATACCTTACAGCAGTCTGTTTGTTGCTTGCCAGCGCATCCTGTTCGCTGCTGCCGGACAGGATCGATGAGACCAAAAACTGGTCGGCAAACAGATTTTACACGGAGGCCAAGGATGCGATGGACTCGGGTGACTATGCGACTGCCGCCAAACATTTCGAGACCTTGCAGGCGCGCTACCCCGTCGGGCGGCTGGCACAGCAGGCACAACTGGAAATCATCTACGCCTATTACAAGGACAGCGAACCGGCATCGGCCATCGCCGCCGCCGACCGCTTCGTCAAGCTCCATCCGCGTCATCCGTATGTGGATTATGCCTATTACATGAAGGGCCTCACCAATTTTAATCTGGGCAAGGGGCTGCTCGAGCGCATCATTCCGCAGGATGCAGCCCAGCGCGACCCCGGTGCGGCACGTCAATCGTTCCAGGATTTTTCCGAACTGGCGACACGCTTCTCGCAGAGCAAATATGCCGAAGACGCCACGCTGCGCATGGCCTACCTGCGCAACAATCTGGCGCAATATGAGGTCAACGTGGCCGAATACTACATGACACGGGGCGCTTACCTTGCCGCCGCCAACCGTGGCAAATATGTGGTGGAAAACTACCAGCGCACCCCGGCGGTAGAGGGTGCCTTAACGGTGATGGCAAAGGCCTACAAGGTGATGGGTCTGAATGACCTTTCGGACTCTGCCCTGCGCGTACTGGAACTCAATCACCCGGACTCCCCCGGCATCGCGGAAGTGAAAAGACTGGTCGTAAAGTAG
- a CDS encoding P-II family nitrogen regulator produces MKKLEAVIKPFKLDDVREALSDIGITGMTVTEVKGFGRQKGHTELYRGAEYVVDFLPKIKVEVVLADEQVERAIEAITQAARTGKIGDGKIFITTVERVVRIRTGETDLAAV; encoded by the coding sequence ATGAAAAAGCTCGAAGCAGTGATCAAACCGTTCAAGCTTGATGATGTGCGCGAAGCGTTGTCCGACATCGGTATTACCGGCATGACCGTGACCGAGGTCAAGGGTTTCGGGCGCCAGAAGGGGCACACGGAACTCTATCGCGGCGCGGAATATGTGGTGGATTTTCTGCCCAAGATCAAGGTCGAGGTGGTGCTGGCGGACGAGCAGGTCGAGCGTGCCATCGAGGCCATCACCCAGGCCGCGCGCACCGGCAAGATCGGCGACGGCAAGATATTCATCACTACAGTCGAGCGTGTGGTGCGCATTCGCACCGGCGAGACCGATCTGGCGGCGGTGTAG
- the sucC gene encoding ADP-forming succinate--CoA ligase subunit beta — protein MYLHEYQSKQLLAAYDVPLPAGRIAHTAQAAVRAAQTLAGAGWMIKAQVHAGARGKAGGVRHAASLAEVEHIAQTLLGSRLVTQQTDAHGLPVGAVLVEAPCAVTRELYLSLAVDRSSERVMVLAAAVGGMEIEQFAHGQPEAIHTVYADPVSGLPEEKCRALAVTLQLNNDQATQFSRILDGLYRLFVDKDVAMLEINPLVVTDTGGLLALDAKIVLDDNALYRQTELAALRDVSQEDARESAAREYGLNYITLDGTIACMVNGAGLAMATMDMIKLHGGEPANFLDVGGGTTAAKVAEAFKLILSDKKVRAILVNIFGGIVRCDLIAEGIIKAVSEVGITLPVIVRLEGNSAERARELLRESGLAIITADGLTDAAVKAVKAVASGE, from the coding sequence GTGTACCTCCACGAATATCAGTCTAAGCAACTGCTTGCGGCCTATGACGTCCCGCTGCCTGCGGGCCGGATTGCGCACACGGCGCAAGCGGCCGTGCGGGCGGCGCAGACGCTGGCTGGTGCGGGCTGGATGATCAAGGCGCAAGTGCACGCCGGGGCGCGCGGCAAGGCCGGTGGCGTGCGGCACGCTGCTTCCCTCGCGGAGGTGGAGCATATCGCACAGACGCTGCTCGGCAGTCGGCTGGTGACGCAGCAGACGGACGCACACGGCCTGCCGGTGGGGGCTGTGCTGGTAGAGGCCCCCTGTGCGGTGACGCGCGAGCTTTACCTCTCGCTTGCTGTAGACCGCAGCAGCGAGCGCGTGATGGTGCTGGCCGCCGCCGTGGGTGGCATGGAGATCGAGCAGTTCGCCCATGGGCAGCCTGAGGCTATCCATACGGTGTATGCCGATCCAGTCAGCGGCCTGCCGGAGGAGAAATGCCGCGCCCTGGCCGTTACACTGCAACTCAACAACGACCAGGCCACACAGTTCAGCCGGATCCTGGACGGATTGTATCGCTTGTTCGTGGACAAGGACGTCGCCATGCTCGAGATCAATCCGCTGGTGGTGACGGACACGGGCGGCCTGCTCGCACTCGATGCCAAGATCGTGCTCGACGACAACGCCCTTTACCGGCAGACTGAACTGGCCGCGTTGCGTGATGTCAGCCAGGAAGACGCGCGCGAAAGCGCGGCACGCGAGTATGGACTCAACTACATCACGCTCGACGGCACGATCGCCTGCATGGTGAACGGCGCCGGGCTCGCCATGGCCACCATGGACATGATCAAGCTGCACGGCGGCGAGCCTGCCAATTTTCTCGATGTGGGCGGCGGCACCACAGCGGCCAAGGTGGCGGAGGCGTTCAAGCTGATTCTGTCCGATAAAAAGGTGCGCGCCATACTGGTCAACATCTTCGGCGGTATCGTGCGCTGTGACCTGATTGCCGAAGGCATTATCAAGGCAGTTTCCGAGGTAGGCATTACCTTGCCCGTGATCGTGCGGTTGGAAGGCAACAGCGCCGAGCGTGCCCGCGAGTTGTTGCGCGAGAGCGGCCTTGCAATCATTACTGCTGACGGCCTGACGGACGCGGCTGTCAAGGCAGTAAAGGCAGTAGCGAGTGGCGAGTAG
- a CDS encoding arylesterase: MLRRFLFVLLWVIATASSAHAPPQTILVLGDSLSAGYGIDQTQGWVSLLDQRLQEKSLPYRVINASISGDTTGGGRARIATALDTHQPAIVTIELGGNDGLRGLPLSEMQKNLAAIIAQCQQRKVRVLLVGMRLPPNYGPVYTEKFQQMYAELARRYHVPLVPFLLEGVAGHPDLMQPDGVHARTAGQPIMLENVWRVLAPMLH, encoded by the coding sequence ATGCTAAGGCGTTTCCTTTTTGTGTTGCTGTGGGTAATTGCAACGGCAAGCAGCGCACATGCTCCGCCCCAAACCATACTGGTGCTGGGGGACAGTTTAAGCGCGGGTTACGGCATCGATCAAACCCAAGGCTGGGTCAGCCTGCTGGATCAACGGTTACAGGAGAAATCCCTGCCTTACCGGGTGATCAACGCCAGCATCAGCGGCGACACCACCGGCGGCGGCCGGGCGCGCATCGCAACCGCACTTGATACCCATCAGCCTGCCATCGTGACCATCGAACTCGGCGGCAACGACGGCCTGCGCGGCCTGCCCCTGAGCGAGATGCAGAAAAATCTGGCCGCCATCATCGCACAATGCCAACAACGCAAAGTACGCGTGTTGTTGGTCGGCATGCGCCTGCCACCCAATTATGGCCCCGTTTATACGGAAAAGTTTCAGCAGATGTACGCCGAGCTGGCACGTCGCTACCACGTACCGCTGGTGCCTTTTCTGCTCGAAGGCGTCGCTGGTCATCCAGACCTGATGCAGCCAGACGGCGTACACGCCCGCACTGCCGGGCAGCCCATCATGCTGGAAAACGTGTGGCGCGTGCTGGCGCCGATGTTGCATTAA
- a CDS encoding aldose 1-epimerase family protein, giving the protein MAHFTLNSSDLSATLSTQGAELQSLKMADRLELMWQADPKVWARHAPHLFPIVGRLKDDTLRHAGATYPMTPHGFARDLEFECTQQSDDTCVMLLQDSEQTRARFPFAFELRITHTLAGNALVITYAVRNPADTELLLSIGTHPAFSWPLKSGVERSAHSMTFERDEPAPIRRVAGGLLKVQDFPTPVQNRVLHLADDLFKDDVVIFDQLNSRALTYTAPGAPKIRVEFPDFPHLGIWTKPGANFVCIEPWQGHSSPEGFDGELRDKPGIVTVAPGSERRWQCRVTVEA; this is encoded by the coding sequence GTGGCTCACTTCACGCTGAATTCGTCCGACCTGTCCGCCACCCTCTCCACGCAGGGCGCGGAACTGCAATCCCTCAAAATGGCCGACAGGCTGGAACTGATGTGGCAAGCCGACCCAAAGGTATGGGCGCGCCACGCACCCCATCTGTTTCCCATTGTCGGGCGCTTGAAGGACGACACCTTGCGTCATGCAGGTGCGACCTACCCCATGACGCCGCATGGCTTTGCGCGCGATCTGGAGTTTGAGTGTACGCAGCAGTCGGATGACACCTGCGTCATGCTGCTGCAAGACAGCGAGCAAACCCGAGCGCGTTTCCCGTTCGCCTTTGAGTTACGCATCACACATACACTGGCAGGCAATGCGCTGGTCATCACCTACGCGGTGCGCAACCCGGCGGACACCGAACTGTTGCTGAGTATCGGCACCCACCCGGCCTTTAGCTGGCCGCTCAAATCCGGCGTGGAGCGCAGCGCGCACAGCATGACCTTCGAGCGTGACGAGCCTGCACCTATCCGGCGGGTTGCGGGAGGCCTGCTCAAGGTGCAGGACTTCCCCACGCCGGTGCAAAACCGTGTGTTGCATCTTGCCGATGATTTGTTCAAGGATGACGTGGTGATTTTTGATCAACTGAACAGCCGGGCGCTCACTTATACCGCGCCGGGCGCGCCGAAGATCCGAGTCGAGTTTCCCGACTTCCCGCACCTCGGCATCTGGACCAAGCCCGGCGCGAATTTCGTCTGCATTGAACCGTGGCAGGGCCACTCCAGCCCGGAAGGGTTTGACGGCGAACTCCGCGACAAGCCCGGCATCGTGACGGTTGCCCCCGGCAGTGAACGCCGCTGGCAATGCCGGGTGACTGTGGAGGCGTAA
- the rluD gene encoding 23S rRNA pseudouridine(1911/1915/1917) synthase RluD — protein MTTPQQLTANIPDELAGLRLDQALAQIFPAYSRARLQQWIRAGEVRVDAQQWRGRDKVRGGESVEIMAVLKAEGSWQSEPIALDIVYEDDALLVINKPAGLVVHPGAGNPQGTLLNALLHHAPGLNTVPRAGIVHRLDKETSGLLMVARTLPAQKSLVKQLHARSVQRAYDAVVVGVMTAGGRIEAALGRHPVQRTRMAVTREGSNGKAAITHYRVAQRYRAHTRIRVQLETGRTHQIRAHMAHIRYPIVGDPVYGGRLALPAGCSEALQQALRGFKRQALHAATLGLEHPVTGEMLEWSVPPPADMLHLIKVLEEDAGG, from the coding sequence ATGACTACACCGCAACAACTCACTGCGAACATCCCTGACGAACTGGCGGGGCTGCGCCTCGATCAGGCGCTGGCGCAGATATTCCCGGCCTATTCGCGTGCGCGCCTGCAACAGTGGATACGCGCAGGCGAGGTGCGCGTGGATGCGCAGCAGTGGCGCGGACGCGACAAGGTGCGCGGCGGTGAGTCGGTGGAGATCATGGCCGTGCTCAAGGCAGAGGGTAGCTGGCAGTCCGAGCCTATCGCACTGGATATCGTGTATGAGGACGACGCGCTGCTGGTGATCAACAAGCCTGCAGGCCTGGTAGTGCATCCGGGCGCAGGTAATCCGCAGGGTACGTTGTTGAATGCCCTGTTGCATCATGCGCCCGGACTCAATACGGTGCCGCGCGCCGGGATCGTGCACCGGCTGGACAAGGAGACCAGCGGCTTGCTGATGGTGGCGCGCACGCTGCCAGCACAGAAGTCTCTGGTGAAGCAGTTGCACGCACGCAGCGTGCAGCGCGCCTACGACGCAGTCGTGGTGGGTGTAATGACGGCAGGCGGGCGTATCGAGGCGGCGCTCGGGCGTCATCCGGTACAACGCACGCGCATGGCCGTGACCCGTGAAGGCAGTAACGGCAAGGCGGCGATCACGCATTACCGTGTGGCGCAGCGTTATCGCGCACACACCCGGATCCGGGTGCAGCTTGAGACCGGCCGCACCCATCAGATTCGCGCTCACATGGCGCATATCCGCTATCCCATCGTCGGCGATCCGGTATACGGCGGGCGTCTCGCGCTCCCTGCCGGATGCAGCGAAGCGCTGCAGCAGGCCTTGCGTGGCTTCAAGCGCCAGGCGCTGCACGCAGCCACGCTGGGGCTGGAGCACCCCGTCACAGGGGAGATGCTGGAATGGTCGGTACCGCCGCCAGCCGACATGCTGCACTTGATCAAGGTGCTGGAAGAAGATGCCGGCGGCTGA
- a CDS encoding ZIP family metal transporter gives MDLLTWIILFSLLGGVLSVIAASSFLLLPEHLLARVLPPMVSYAVGALLGVVFFNLLPEAMSAPGVNINLISFTVLAGLLGFFLLEKMVLWRHHHHGDVQPCPGDVSHTHAGGTLILIGDAIHNFVDGVLIAAAFLTDIHLGILTSIAVAAHEIPQEMGDFVVLLHSGFSRAKALLYNVISSLATVVGALLAYYSLANVQQAIPIILAIAASSFIYIAVADLIPGLHERTQIRATLQQIVLIALGLLTIYIAGHLLH, from the coding sequence ATGGATTTATTGACCTGGATCATCTTGTTCAGCCTGCTGGGTGGCGTGTTGAGCGTCATCGCGGCCAGCAGTTTCCTGCTGTTGCCAGAGCACCTGCTGGCGCGCGTGTTGCCGCCCATGGTGAGTTATGCGGTGGGCGCGTTGCTGGGCGTAGTGTTTTTCAATCTGCTGCCGGAGGCCATGTCGGCACCGGGTGTGAACATCAACCTCATCAGCTTTACCGTGCTTGCCGGGCTGCTCGGTTTCTTCCTGCTGGAGAAAATGGTGTTGTGGCGTCACCACCACCATGGCGATGTGCAGCCGTGTCCGGGTGACGTATCACACACCCATGCCGGTGGCACATTGATCCTGATTGGCGATGCCATTCATAACTTCGTAGACGGCGTACTGATTGCCGCCGCCTTTCTCACCGACATCCATCTCGGCATCCTGACCAGTATCGCGGTAGCGGCGCATGAAATTCCGCAGGAGATGGGTGATTTTGTCGTGCTGTTGCACAGCGGCTTCAGCCGTGCGAAGGCGCTGCTCTACAACGTCATATCAAGCCTGGCCACCGTGGTAGGTGCGCTGCTGGCCTATTACAGTCTGGCGAATGTGCAACAGGCGATACCGATAATACTGGCCATTGCGGCGTCGAGTTTTATCTACATTGCAGTGGCAGATCTTATACCGGGGTTGCATGAGCGTACCCAGATACGGGCGACGTTACAGCAGATCGTGCTGATTGCGCTTGGCCTGCTGACGATTTATATCGCCGGGCACCTGCTGCACTAA
- the sucD gene encoding succinate--CoA ligase subunit alpha — translation MSILVDKDTRVICQGFTGKQGTFHSEQAIAYGTRMVGGVTPGKGGSTHLGLPVFNTVRVAVQATQADASMIYVPAPYAADAILEAAEAGIRVIACITEGIPVLDMLKLKARLSQYPDARLIGPNCPGIITPGECKIGIMPGAIHAPGRIGIVSRSGTLTYEAVHQTTQAGLGQSTCIGIGGDPIHGMNFMQCLALFEQDAQTEGIILVGEIGGTEEEAAAEYIAAHVSKPVVAYIAGLTAPAGKRMGHAGAIISGGSGTAGSKIAALERAGVRVVRSPAELGEGMLQQLKRGKIHG, via the coding sequence ATGAGCATATTAGTTGACAAGGACACCCGTGTTATTTGCCAGGGCTTTACCGGCAAGCAGGGCACGTTTCATTCCGAGCAGGCGATAGCCTACGGTACGCGCATGGTCGGTGGCGTGACACCCGGCAAGGGCGGCAGCACGCATCTGGGCTTGCCGGTGTTCAACACAGTGCGCGTGGCGGTGCAGGCCACGCAGGCCGATGCCAGCATGATCTACGTGCCCGCGCCGTATGCGGCAGATGCGATTCTGGAGGCGGCGGAAGCGGGTATCCGCGTCATCGCCTGCATCACTGAAGGCATTCCGGTGCTGGATATGCTCAAGCTCAAGGCAAGACTGAGCCAGTATCCCGACGCGCGGCTGATTGGCCCCAACTGCCCCGGTATTATCACGCCGGGCGAGTGCAAGATCGGCATCATGCCGGGCGCGATTCACGCGCCGGGGCGCATCGGCATTGTCTCGCGCTCCGGCACGCTGACCTACGAGGCCGTGCATCAAACGACGCAAGCCGGCCTCGGGCAAAGCACCTGCATCGGCATTGGCGGTGACCCGATTCACGGCATGAATTTCATGCAGTGTCTCGCGCTGTTTGAGCAGGACGCGCAGACCGAAGGCATTATTCTGGTGGGTGAGATCGGCGGCACCGAGGAAGAAGCAGCGGCGGAATATATCGCCGCCCATGTCAGCAAGCCGGTGGTGGCCTATATTGCCGGGCTCACGGCGCCCGCAGGCAAGCGCATGGGGCACGCGGGGGCTATTATCAGTGGTGGCTCGGGCACGGCAGGCAGCAAGATCGCCGCGCTGGAGCGCGCCGGTGTGCGGGTGGTACGCTCGCCGGCAGAGTTGGGCGAGGGCATGTTGCAGCAACTGAAGCGGGGCAAGATACATGGCTGA